gtatattattaaattattaattatttaattaattataatagttgatagttatttttttatttaaagttaataataaaattttgtattaaggGAGAGAtgtaattatttcaataataaaactctttcaattcaattattttttttaaaatttaacatcaaCCAACCATATTTCCTTCTTAATGTTCCATACATAGATAATTAAAGTACTAAATTTACTATTAAATAGATCTCTCATGTGCCAACTTAACCAGCCTAAGTTGACACTTAGTAAACGGATGGTGATGGCGGCATCACGTGGTGATGCTTTGGATTACTTATAGGAGGGTCTCTAACATTAACCCACGATTTCCCCTCATCTAGCGGTGATGGATGGTGCGGAGCTGGACTAGGCTTATGTATGGGCGTCGATGGATGGTGCGGAGCTTGTGCAGGCTTCTGTACGGGCGACGGTTTCACCAAATGATTTGACGACGATGTGGATGGCGGTGAATGTGGCGTCTTAGGAGATTTATGGGAAGGTGGTTTCACATCAACTGGTGGTGATGGAATAGGCTTATCTGTGGGTGGCGGTGGAGGCGATGAATGTGGTGTCTTAGGAGATTTATGGGAAGGTGGTTTCTCATCCACTGGTGGTGATGGCATAGTCTTATCTGTGGGTGGCGGTGGAGGCGATGGATGTGGTGTCTTAGGAGATTTATGGGAAGGTGGTTTCACATCAACTGGTGGTGATGGCATAGGCTTCTCTGTGGGTGGCGGAGGAGGCGATTGATGTGGTATCTTAGGCGATTTATAGGGAGGTGGTTTTGCATCAACTGGTGGTTTCCCTTCTTTTGGCGGTGATGGCATAGGTTTCTCAGTGGGTGGTGGTGGAGGCGATGGATGTGGTGTCTTAGGCGATTTATGGGAAGGTGGTTTCACATCAACTGGCGGTTTTCCCTCAACTGGCGGTAATGAATGGTGGGGAGCTGGCATAGGCTTTTGTACGGGCCTACTGCAGACATTGGTAGAGAGAGTAATTACCACCAGCGACAGGATTAGTAAGGGATTAAAAACAGACTTCATTGTATACTACTATCAATTTACTACCTTGTACTTGAGAACACTTTcttatatagagaaaaatagAGATCCTATTTTACAACCATACAAGACTTATATGTaagattttaagaatttatttgaattatgaaaatcCATGTTTTAAGTGATGGCATAAAGTTTCTAAAAGTATATAAAGAAGAAGTTTGACAAATCACCTAGTAATAAGTCCAAATAAATGAAGTTATCACTTATCACCTACCCCGTTAATCAGgctctatttatatatatattttaatactttttaaaagaaagtgAAAGATTGAGAAAGCAaaaatttaatactttttttttatagaaatttaaaGGTTGaggaaaaataaagagaaagaaagataaaaaaaatatttttcttaaaattaagcTATAGGTCCGCTAGTGGCTCAACCTATCCCTTGGATTTGGTTGGaagttcttattattttatatttaaaattaagtaattatgagttaatattttttttaattttattaatttataaaattatacattgaaaagagttaatttatatttgtttattaatcgagatatatatttaaaataataagattttataaattttaaataatttcgattttagtattttatattaaaaatagttaatttatatttataaaataaataaatatatttatttattcaaataaataaatattatatttttatagtaCCATtacttgttattatttttaattaattttatattttaatatgtatattttaaaattgttaatgtatatacttaattatatatgtaataataatatataattatataaattaaaagggGTTAGACCTaagtctaatattttttttttattatttgttaaatctagatgtatttttgtatatataatagattaatattatagttattttttaaataaatattatatattttgtataaggTTCAATCCTAtcataattatatgaaaaatattatatttatctattaacttgttttttatttgttaaattggATAAACAAAAAGCTTTAACAagttattctaaattataaaaattgtgtaATTAAGACTCTACCACCAAGTGGTCGGTCGGCAATGAGACAAGATTCAGTCAGTTTAATCGGTTGTTTGTCCGTCATAGgaccatatatatttaatatattaacttaattaaagtagaaaatatcaataaaacaATGTTTTCTTTCTTAAATGTGTTTTATTATATGGATAAGTTTTAAGTAATGTAGGttaaaagaaagtgaaaaagttTGATAGTATACAAGTTTTAACTAGACTGTTCATtcctgaatttattttttaaactaagttGAAATTCTATTTCTTTTTGCAAAATCTTTTTTCtatgtttcaaatttttattgaaattaatacctccattcattttcttataattatgtTCAGAAAAAATGTACCATTTGTCATTTTTTAGAGGCATGCATGATATTTGCGGTTATTCTATCTTTCACTTTCTTACAATTCTATTCGGACCAAATGCATCCTTTGTCATTTCTAGATGAATGTATGGTACTTGCAGTTATTCTAAAATGTCACAAGAGAGATTTGGTCGATATATTTTTCTCCAATTTAATGTGTTATTACTTCATGCATCATGATACAACGATAAAGATCTGGGCTATATTTGATGGTTCATGTCTAAAAACTTTTGAAGGGCATAAATCAAGTGTTTATTGGGCATCCTTATCAATCGAGGGACTCAATTTGTATCTTATGGTAATTTGACATTTATATCTATCAGGTTTAATTCGTCTTTTTTAGTTTCTTTCTCGACATGTCTTTATAAAATGCTGTGTGGCGACgataatgatttattaaatctttttgcaataaaaactaataatgcATTGCAACTTTATATCGACACAAAGACAATGTTGTTAATTTGCTAAGTTTCTTTACATTACTTATTGTATATCTCATTATATGATAGACTTATTTTACTCATTGAAGAAAACTATAACAAATCATTATTTACATGCTCTAGTACTATGgatgtgtttgattttgttcACATTGCTCTAGTAGCTTAAAAAAATAGAAGGTCTACATTGGGTAGCCTTAAAAAAATGGAAGGACTAAATTGGGCTGGCTGAAAATGAAATGGTTCATCTGGTGTgagtttatatgaaaataaattttagggAATAAAGAATTTGACTTCAATAAAAGGGACAAAATGACAACATTCTaatgaaaaacataatttgataaACTTGTTTTTTGTTAAGGTAAAACTTTATTTggtatattattaaattgttaattaattaattaattttaatagttgatagttatttttttatttaaagttaataataaaattttgtattaagggagagattaattatttcaataataaaacactttcaattctgttatttttctaaaatttaacaGCAACCAACCATATTTCCTTCTTAATGTCCATACATAGATAATTAAAAGTACTAAATTTACTATTAAATAGATCTCTCATGTGCCAACTTAACCGGCCTAAGTTGACTCTTAGTAAACGGATGGTGATGGCGGCATCACGTGGTGATGCTTTGAATTACTTTTAGGAGGGTCTCTAACATTAACCCACGATTTCCCCTCATCTAGCGGTGATGGATGGTGCGGAGCTGGACTAGGCTTATGTATGGGCAGTGATGGATGGTGCGGAGCTTGTGCAGCCTTCTGTACGGGCGACGATTTCACCAAATGATTTGACGACGATGTGGGTGGCGGTGGAAGTGGCGTCTTAGGAGATTTATGGGAAGGTGGTTTCACATCAACTGGAGGTGATGAAATAGGCTTATCTGTGGGTGGCGGTGGAGGCGATGAATGTGGTGTCTTAGGAGATTTATGGGAAGGTGGTTTCTCATCAACTGGTGGTGATGGCATAGTCTTATCTGTGGGTGGCGGTGGAGGCAATGGATGTGGTGTCTTAGGAGATTTATGGGAAGGTGGTTTCACATCAACTGGTGGTGATGGCATAGGCTTCTTTGTGGGTGGCGGAGTAGGCGATTGATGTGGTATCTTAGGCGATTTATAGGGAGGTGGTTTTGCATCAACCGGTGGTTTCCCTTCTTTTGGCGGTGATGGCATAGGTTTCTCAGTGGTTGGTGGTGGAGGCGATGGATGTGGTGTCTTAGGCGATTTATGGGAAGGTGGTTTCACATCAACGGGTGGTTTCTCCTCAACTGGCGGTGATGAATGGTGCGGAGCTGGCATAGGCTTTTGTACGGGCCTACCGCCGACATTGGTGGAGAGAGTAATTACGACCAGCGACAGGATCAGTAAGGGATTATAAACAGATTTCATAGTATACTACTATCAATTTACTACCTTGTACTTATACTTGAGAACACTCtcttatatatagaaaaatagaGATCCTGTTTAACAACCATACAAGACTTATAGGTAAGATTGtaagaatttatttgaattatgaaaatcCATGGTTTAAGAGATAACATAAAGTTActaaaagtatataaaataaagtttctaaaagtatatataaagaAGTTTGACAAATCCCCTAATAATAAGTCCAAATAAATGAAgttatcatccacataaatcaggatctgtttatatatattttttaatactttttaaaagaaagtgAAAGATTAAGAAagcaaatatttaatattttttttttaaaaaaaagtgaaaggttgagaaaaaaaatgataaagaagataaaaaaatgatttttttttaattaagatataGGTTCATTAGTGGCTCAACCTATCCTCTGGATTTGGTTGGaagttcttattattttatatttaaagttgttttgagaaTCAAATGAATCTTTCTTGAAACAGAACCAAATCAGGACATCATCAACTGCAAACATTATCATCGACAAGATGAACAACtaagatgaataataataaaacttaatgaTTCAGGGTTTGAAAATGAAcataatgaaaataagaacataaatgaATTCAATCACCTGATATTAGAACATGTTTTCGTCGTGATCGGTGTAATATGTTTGTTTAGGGTTCCGCCGTCGTGTCGTCtcgagaagagagagaagagagagaaaaaagaagtaaaaaatAACGAAATGAAAAAATGTAAGTATTTGCGATGAAGGTATTTTCgttcaaaaaaataaagtggtcaccaaagcaataaaaattaagtggtgaccacggatgcaaataagtaattctttagggtcatttcgtcaataAAATCTGtataatgagttttttttttttttttttttctatatttcaaatatttattaaaattaataatttctttaatttttttacaattggTAATAAGTTTTTTAACAGAAAaagtactttttttttattgaattaaaaaaaaaatgtgataatatataagattatttttactACATGgcaaataaaacattaattattattattataatttttttattttttattttttttttatagagaaatgACTGGGTCGGGAAAAAACTCCGTTTTGACGCCGGTGGAAGACGCCGCCGGACCTTCCGGGAAGCGGCGGTTTCCTCTTGCCAGGATTTTTTGAGGAGAACCTCTTCTATCTCTCCTTACTCCAAACCTTCTTCAGTATTGAGCTCCGGTAGCTCCTAATCCCGGCAAGAACATCCTGAAGCACATAACCCTACGCGATCTCAAGTCCAGCACTAGGTACACTGTTCAATCCTTTCTGTTGTTTAATCAGTTCAAATGTGATTATACTGTGATGGGAGGATCAAATTCCCTATATTTCTCTACAATGTCGATTTTTTTAGTCATTTTAGTCGGTTTCCAAATGTATAAATTGGTCTGATGAAATGTATGTTCTGTTTGATATAGCTCTTATGATGTGTTTTATGTAATTGCATCTACTTTTGGTTTGTTTGATATAAGCATAGTGTTTGAGATCTAGAA
This is a stretch of genomic DNA from Impatiens glandulifera chromosome 4, dImpGla2.1, whole genome shotgun sequence. It encodes these proteins:
- the LOC124934562 gene encoding extensin-1-like is translated as MKSVYNPLLILSLVVITLSTNVGGRPVQKPMPAPHHSSPPVEEKPPVDVKPPSHKSPKTPHPSPPPPTTEKPMPSPPKEGKPPVDAKPPPYKSPKIPHQSPTPPPTKKPMPSPPVDVKPPSHKSPKTPHPLPPPPPTDKTMPSPPVDEKPPSHKSPKTPHSSPPPPPTDKPISSPPVDVKPPSHKSPKTPLPPPPTSSSNHLVKSSPVQKAAQAPHHPSLPIHKPSPAPHHPSPLDEGKSWVNVRDPPKSNSKHHHVMPPSPSVY
- the LOC124934561 gene encoding early nodulin-75-like yields the protein MKSVFNPLLILSLVVITLSTNVCSRPVQKPMPAPHHSLPPVEGKPPVDVKPPSHKSPKTPHPSPPPPPTEKPMPSPPKEGKPPVDAKPPPYKSPKIPHQSPPPPPTEKPMPSPPVDVKPPSHKSPKTPHPSPPPPPTDKTMPSPPVDEKPPSHKSPKTPHSSPPPPPTDKPIPSPPVDVKPPSHKSPKTPHSPPSTSSSNHLVKPSPVQKPAQAPHHPSTPIHKPSPAPHHPSPLDEGKSWVNVRDPPISNPKHHHVMPPSPSVY